The window TTTTTTCCAGAATCGACAGGTCGCCTTTTTTTTGCAAGTAACGCAAGGTCGCAAGCAAAACCTGTTCGTCGGTGTCGGTCAAAAATTCAAACACTTCATGGCGCAAGCCCAGCGTTTCGCTCTCGCCCAAAATTTTTAATACGCGAATGCGGATGCGCGAGTCGTCTAATTGCAAACAGCGCAACAGAAACGCCAGGTTCTGCTCGGCGCCGACTGCTTCAAGCAGGTCAAACAACACGATGCGGTCAGGCGGGTTCATGTGTTTGATGAGGCCCTGAAATTCGACCAGGATACGGTAATGCTGTAAGACGAACGCCACCTTGACGAACTCGTCGCGGCTTAATTTACGAATCGCGTTGAGATGGTGGGTGACATTGTCGCCGCTGTTGCGCACCGCAATCGCCAGGAAGCCAGTCAAGCGCGAAACAACCGCTTCGTTCTGCTGCAACAAACCGTGATACATTACCGACATCGAACCGTCGGTTTGATAGCGCACCAACTCTTCATGAAACAGCGAATACTGCGGCAGTTCGAGATTGAGATACATCTCCCAGAACAGGTCTTCATCCAGCGGGGCGACTTTAAACAAAAACTGCAACGCCTGAAATTTCGGCGAGCGTTTCGAGGCGAATAAGGGTTGATAGAGTGCGGTCAGCGCGTCTTCAACTTCTTCGCGCAGCAGCTCGCCGCGTTCGCGCCGGGAGACTCCATTTTTAATCAAGGTCGTCAGACTGCGCTTGGTTTCGTCGACCACTTCCTGATGATAATCTTCAATGCCGGAAACCAGATAGCGGACGATATCCAACCGTCCGCTTTTCGCCAGTAAACGAATGCCGCCGACCCTCACCTGCCACATCGGGCATGAGAGCTCGTTCATCAGCATATCAAAGTCGACTTTAGAATGATCGAGGATCTCCCAACAGCGGTCTCGCATGTCGGGATTTTCGCTGGCCATCATCCATAACAATAGGCGATGGTGCCACGGCGTTTGCCCCGGCGCCGAAATGGCGTCTAGCGCTTCCCAGCGTTTTTCTTCGCCATACTTCCCAAACAGAGTTTGGGATATACGGTCAGGTTTACCGCTGAGAGTGAACGGAAGATCGTTCGAGTTGGAAAACGGATTCTTCAAAAGTCAGTCTCGCGCTGCTTGATTTACGGCGTAATAGCCGGGCAACCACTAGAGGGCAGAGAGTAAACGCCCATCATGTAATAGATCACGACAAAACATTTAACAATTAAAACAGACAATACAAAACAATTCTATCGCAAGTTCCGTGCAAGAATAGGCGCCAATTTCTTAAAGTGAGTATTTTATAGTGGTTGTTAGAATACTGTGCGGGTTGAGTTTTCATCACTGTATCTATCGCTGAGCCCTACGGGCGCGCTTAATGCACTGTGTTTTGTCATACGCTCCAGGGTCGTTCTATCAGGCATTCAATAAAAACATTGCAATAAAGTCAACTCAATACCAGAAATAAATAGCATGTAACGAAACAACGCTAACCGCCCGGAGAAAGTCTTCGCGCAAAAAATTCCCTCCTGAAATTACACATAGGGTAATTTTTGCGTCCAGTAACATAATGAAACGGTTGCATGGAAAATACCTTAACTAGTTTTATATATAAATTCTCTCAATTTAGACTTTATCTTAAATGAAAGTCTGCGATTACGAACTGTTCGACGAACCGTTTTTTTATTAAGATTGTGATAAAAAACTATAGAATAGACCGATTTTCATCTACTATATAATTTCTCAATACTAACAAATGATCGAACTGGATTTATCATTTCACGAAAATGATAGAAATTTAGGTTTTCATTTCTCTGAAATGCTATATGTGGTTTGGTCGCAATAATTTCTTTTTTTCTGTTCTTCATTGTAATATCACTACGTTGGGCGACACCGTAAGAACAACAGACTTAACACACTAGGGTGATACAACCAATGCGTGACGCTCAATCGTTTAACCGCAGCTCCAGTAGCTCAAACGAACTCGAAGACCGTTTAAAAAAAGCGCTGGAGACCCGCGACCGGGTCGAACAAACCTTTCGCGACGAAAACCAACAGCTGTGGACGATCATATTCATTGATGTTTCGTCGTCCGCCAATGATGTCTGGAAAATGGATAGCAACGCAGCAGACGCTATCTTCGCCGATTATCAATCTCACGCCCGCGAGGGCCTGTTAGAGTATGGGCCGACCTTTATTGATCCCACCGGCGGGCCGCAGATTATCGCCTGTTTTGATACGCCCGAAGCCGCGCTAAAAGCGGCGGAGTCTGTATTGAAATATCTGGACGAATGGAACGATTCGCGCCCGGCGGAGACGCCGTTGAAACCCGCATTCGGTATTCACCAGGGCTACGTTGTCTACAAAGACGGCGCCTTGCTTCAGTCTAATACGGCCAACATGGCCGCCCGCGTCAAAAGCAAAGCCCAGCCCGGCCAAATTCTGGTGTCGTCGCAGATTTATAAAATCCTGCGCGCTTCGGCGGATTTTGAATTTAAAAAAATCGGAACTTTTGATCTTAAAAATATTCCCGAACCGCAAGACCTCTATCAAGCCTATCATGATGATATCGGCTCGGCGCCAGTCTCCAGCAAAAAACCCAGCATCAAAGATCAATTGGCGGCGTTGAAAAAAGATAAAGTCAAACCCGTCGTCAGCGAACGCCACAGCCATGATTGGGCGATGGTTTACATTGACGTGTGCGGCTCGACCAAAAAGTTTTGGAGCTACGGCGACCGCGAAGCCACCCGCCTCATCGAAGAATATCAGAAAATATGCAACAAAGCGTTCACTTCGCAGGGGTGCGAATTTTTGCGCAGTTGCGAAGGCGACCAGATTATTGCCGGCTACGAGGTCGACAACATCGACCGCGCCGCCGTCGCGGCGATTCAAATTTTGCAATCATTGTTTAAGCGCAACATGACAGTGCGCGACGTACAAAAGGTGCAAGCGGCAATCGGCATCCACGTCGGCGAAGTGGTGTTCCAAGGCTCGGAACTGCTGCAGAGCAAAGACATGCGCATCGGCAAATCGACCCAGTCGAAAGCCGAGTCGGAAGAAATTTTGATTACCCAGGCGACCTTAGAAAAACTGCATCCAGACTTACATCAGTTCATTGAAGAATATGACGTAGTGGCGTTTGACGGGCTGCCCGATCAATACGCGCTGCATACCATCAAATGGTCGCGTACGCAATTAAACTCGACCTACTTGCGAAAACTGCTGACCACCATGCCGCGCGTGAGTCGGCCTAAATATAAGTAGATACGTTGATTTAAGGGTTAGAAACGCCTCAAGGGCTGGTCTCATTTCATTCAGCCTTGGCTCGCCACCCAACGCCTAACACATGCCCCTCTTATTAAGGGGGGACGGCGCGTAAGCGCCAGGGGGGATTTCAAAAGCGAGTCCTGCCTGCCGCAGGCGAGTCTCCCGACGAGCCGCGAAGATGAGAAACGGAGTCGCATTTATGCGGCTGCCTTCAAGGGCTGGTCTCATTTCATTCGGCCCTGGCTCGCCACCCAACCCAACGCCTAACCTATGCCCCTCTTTTTAAGGGGGGACGGCGCGTAAGCGCCAGGGGGGATTTCAAAAGCGAGTCCTGCCTGCGGCAGGCAGGCCGCGTCGCTCGCGATGACACAACTTAATGTATCAAACGAAAGTCGTCGCCTAAAGGCGAGCATTTTACTCCCAGAAACAGACATAAAAACAGGGACGCAAAATACTGCGCCCCTGTCGTGTGATTAGAATGGTTCTCGTTCTTATTTGATATCGACGCGCGCCCAATAGGCCGTCGATAAGTCCCACACGCTGGTTCCGTTTTCGAGCGCCAGGGTTACGGTTTGTCCGGCGTATTTGGACAGGTCGATCTTAAACTCCTGCCAATTGGCTTGGTGTTTCTCGCCAATGACCGCTTTTTCAAATTCCACTTGATCGTTGACGAAGACGCGAAGAATCCATCCCGTGTTTTGGGCGAGGTTGGATGCGCCCGCGATCACCGTCAGTTTGGGCGAACCGCCGGGCACCGCGACGGAGCGGGTCATACGCGCCGGGACTTCACGCGAAACCGGGGCGGTGACAAAGACGTTGTCGCGGCCTTCATACTCGTCCCAACGGCCTGCGTATATTTGTCCGCCGCAGTTGAGCAGCGTCCAGTCGGGCTGCCATTGGTTTAACTCTTTTTGCACTCGCGCAAAAAATTGGTCAGCGCGGCGTGTGTCGAGAGTGGCCCATTCGGCTTCGAAGCCGCCGCGATCAAATGTTACGCGACGG is drawn from Candidatus Hinthialibacter antarcticus and contains these coding sequences:
- a CDS encoding HEAT repeat domain-containing protein, whose product is MKNPFSNSNDLPFTLSGKPDRISQTLFGKYGEEKRWEALDAISAPGQTPWHHRLLLWMMASENPDMRDRCWEILDHSKVDFDMLMNELSCPMWQVRVGGIRLLAKSGRLDIVRYLVSGIEDYHQEVVDETKRSLTTLIKNGVSRRERGELLREEVEDALTALYQPLFASKRSPKFQALQFLFKVAPLDEDLFWEMYLNLELPQYSLFHEELVRYQTDGSMSVMYHGLLQQNEAVVSRLTGFLAIAVRNSGDNVTHHLNAIRKLSRDEFVKVAFVLQHYRILVEFQGLIKHMNPPDRIVLFDLLEAVGAEQNLAFLLRCLQLDDSRIRIRVLKILGESETLGLRHEVFEFLTDTDEQVLLATLRYLQKKGDLSILEKISHLTRSKKKKVRQGVVTTMFKIVKEMLLTNFDTFTNQKRHKILKWLQKMKPTFFKEIVYLSESPDEVDRIRYLKMLEASELGEAMAEYRRMAKDQNPKIRATSIIGFGRIKDADTRFRLAKPFFSDPDPRVRANAFDLLPDEKPDSDDMIELAKKAAEEGNRRECGNALAKLLNWGFKEYEEKLSELLDSEDEFTKASALWVLGVAKGMDHLINHLRDAANDKRASVREMAVRGIGLKGSEEDLRALMPFLQDPDRNVRVATQKALRNRLNLSFEIA
- a CDS encoding adenylate/guanylate cyclase domain-containing protein, yielding MRDAQSFNRSSSSSNELEDRLKKALETRDRVEQTFRDENQQLWTIIFIDVSSSANDVWKMDSNAADAIFADYQSHAREGLLEYGPTFIDPTGGPQIIACFDTPEAALKAAESVLKYLDEWNDSRPAETPLKPAFGIHQGYVVYKDGALLQSNTANMAARVKSKAQPGQILVSSQIYKILRASADFEFKKIGTFDLKNIPEPQDLYQAYHDDIGSAPVSSKKPSIKDQLAALKKDKVKPVVSERHSHDWAMVYIDVCGSTKKFWSYGDREATRLIEEYQKICNKAFTSQGCEFLRSCEGDQIIAGYEVDNIDRAAVAAIQILQSLFKRNMTVRDVQKVQAAIGIHVGEVVFQGSELLQSKDMRIGKSTQSKAESEEILITQATLEKLHPDLHQFIEEYDVVAFDGLPDQYALHTIKWSRTQLNSTYLRKLLTTMPRVSRPKYK